The following are from one region of the Scylla paramamosain isolate STU-SP2022 chromosome 23, ASM3559412v1, whole genome shotgun sequence genome:
- the LOC135112070 gene encoding uncharacterized protein LOC135112070 isoform X1, whose protein sequence is MGEEAAKEGDQSGEKEPKNSSAFTKKIIKLMTVAAYMSGVSGAGVLLSLYYIIFWDPRITGVRPPGYLRSGERMGLPEAQAQMAPLPEAYNGKHQIPFPHKMSRQFMEAYLSNYTEDAADRVLGMMDGDPHAKGAARGGGRLTRPAHPNAARTRPPPAP, encoded by the exons ATGGGTGAAGAGGCAGCAAAGGAAGGTGATCAGTCGGGTGAGAAGGAGCCTAAGAACTCCTCTGCCTTCACCAAAAAGATCATCAAGCTCATGACAGTGGCGGCCTACATGTCAGGGGTGTCAGGCGCCGGGGTGCTGCTGTCCCTCTACTACATCATCTTCTGGGACCCGAGGATCACTGGGGTGCGTCCACCGGGTTACCTCAGGTCCGGAGAGCGCATGGGACTCCCGGAAGCTCAGGCCCAGATGGCACCTCTTCCCGAAGCGTACAACGGCAAGCACCAGATCCCCTTCCCCCACAAGATGTCCAGGCAGTTCATGGAAGCTTACCTCAGCAACTACACGGAAG ACGCTGCGGACAGGGTCTTGGGGATGATGGACGGGGACCCCCACGCCAAAGGTGCTGCCCGTGGCGGGGGAAGACTCACCCGCCCTGCCCACCCAAACGCCGCCAGAACCCGCCCTCCACCAGCCCCCTAA